Below is a genomic region from Caloranaerobacter sp. TR13.
TAATTATCATGGTTGTATCACACAAGTTAACGACTGGATAGAGCCATTAAATGCTTTTTATTCTAAAAGTATAATTAGTGCTATTGAATGCCAGCTTAATAGGGGGAGAAGGTCGGTTTTTTCATTAGTTAAAAGTCTAGATTTTTATATAGTAAATGAGGTAATTGCTCGCAAATTTAGTCCTGATTGGGATATGTTTATAAATTTAAATACAATAGAAGAGTTTAATGAATTTAAGGTGTTGCAAGAGAAAAAGGGAATAGGGGTAAATGTTTAGTATAATTAGAAGGATTGATAGAATGGATGATATAAAAGAATATAAAATACTTAGATTGAACGGTCAAAAAAATAGAGGTGATACAGACATAATAGTTGTTGAGTATCCTTTTACTATTTTTATAAATGATGAAGAATTTGTTACGCTTTTATGCAGTCCAAAATCTCTTAAATATCTAGCTATAGGTTTTTTACATTCAGAAGGGGTTATAAATAAAAAGGAAGATATAGCTAGTATTTCAATAGATAAATATAATGGACATGCATATGTTTATACAAAAGACAAAGGTATTTTAGCCAGAAAGCTATATGGTAAGAGAACTATAACTACCGGGTGTGGGAAAGGAACTATATTCTATAATGTTATGGATTCATTTAAAAGTAAAAGTATAGAGGGGAATATATCAGTAAAGAAAGAAAATATTATAAAGTTAGTTAGCATATTTAACAAAAAGTCGGAGCTTTTCGCAAATACTGGTGGAGTTCATAGCTGTGCATTATGTCAAGAAGATAAAATAATATTATTTGAAGAGGATATTGGAAGACATAATGCTTTAGATAAAATTTTAGGTAGAGCTTTATTAGATGATATAGATTTGAAAGATAAAATGATTTTGACTAGCGGTAGAATTTCTTCGGAAATATTGATTAAGGTTGCTAAAAGGCAGATACCGGTACTAATTTCAAGATCAGCTCCAACTAGTTTAGCTATAGATATAGCAAGAGAGCTTAATATTACATTGATCGGTTTTGCGCGAGGTAAAAAAATGAATATCTATTCAAATTTTCCGAGCTTAATATCCTAAGGCTATGCTATGGATATTAAGCCGATGGGTATAGAGAGAAATCTTTATGCCTCCCGTGTTTGGAAAGGAAAATTTGGGTCAGTTGACAAAACAAATCATATATGAAAATAGTGCTTATGTGAAAGAAAAAACTAAATTCTTTCAAACAAAGGCTTTTGTTTTCATGTATTAAAAAATTAAGCTTGTCAACAGCCTAACAGTCCTTTCTAGGACTGCTTTTTTTAATCTATAGAAATATAAAATTCGGAGGAGATTACAGATGATTAAGAATAGAAAAATCACTATATTGTTAAGTATAGTATTGATTTTAGTTTTATTGGCAGGGTGTAATACACAAGAAAATCAAAAGAATACAGCATATTCAGATACAATTATATTAGCTACTACAACTAGTACTAGAGATAGTGGGTTATTAGATTACTTATTACCTAAATTTGAAGATGAAACAGGTATTAAAGTAAAAGTAATTGCAGTAGGTACAGGAAAGGCGTTACAAATGGGAAGAGATGGTGAAGCGGATGTATTATTAGTACACGCTAAACCAGATGAGGAACAATTTGTGAAAGAAGGACATGGGCTTGAAAGACATGACGTTATGTATAATGATTTTATTTTAGTAGGACCCAAAGGTCTAAAAGTAGAGTTTATGGATAAATCTAATGATATAGTTGCAGCTTTTAAAGCTATAGCAGAAAACAAGTATAAATTTATTTCAAGAGGAGATAATTCTGGAACACATAAAAAAGAATTAAAAATATGGAAGGAGACAGGTATCCAACCAGGTGGTGCTTGGTATATATCAGCCGGTAGTGGGATGGGTTATGTACTAAAGATGGCTGATGAAATGCGAGGTATTACATTGACAGATAGAGCTACTTATTTAAATCTAAGAGATAAAATAGATCTAAGTATATTAGTAGAGAAAGATAGTAAGCTTTTTAATCAGTATGGTATAATTTTAGTTAATCCAAATAAGAAAGATAATATTAATTTAGAAGGAGCACAAAAGTTTATGAATTGGCTGCTTTCAGATAAAGCACAGAAGTTAATTGGAGAGTACGGTAAAGACAAATTTGGAATGCCTCTATTTGTACCAAATGGCAGAAAATAGGTACTTGGTGCTAGGTACTAGAAACAGAGAATAGAGAACAGAGAACAGGGGACAGGGAACAGGGATAGGGAATGTAAAATTAGATTATTGACTATTGGCTTTTCGACATATCGAATATCAAATAGCGAGTGACGAATAGCGAACTACTAACAAGGAGGTAGAAGTTATGGATTATATTTTGGATGGAGTAAAGGAAGCTATAAAACTTTTATTAAGCTTTGACAGAGAAGTATATCAAATAATATTTCTAACAATATTTGTTTCTTCTACCTCTACTATTCTATCTTCATTAATTACTGTTCCAATAGGGGTCTTTTTAGGAATAAAAAATTTTAAGGGTAAAAAATTATTTACAAGAATTCTTTTCACATTAATGAGTATTCCATCAGTTATAGTTGGTCTAGTTGTAGCAATCATTTTATCTAGGAAAGGTCCATTGGGTTTTTTAAAGTTATTATATACTCCTACAGCTATGATAATAGCTCAAACACTATTGGTTACACCACTAATTTTAGGATTAACATATAATTTATCAAAATTAAGAGGTAAGGAAATTGAGAAATTAGGAATTACATTAGGTGCAAATAGAATAGATATATTAGTTCTGATAATAAGGGAGCTAAAAGTAGATATATTACTAAATGTAATTACTGGGTTTTCAAGAGCTATTTCTGAGATTGGTACAGTTATGATAGTTGGAGGTAATATAAAGGGACATACCAGGGTTATTACAACATCTATAGCTATGTTTAATTCCATGGGAGATTACTCGAAAGCTATAGCTTTAGGAATTGTATTATTAATAATTTCATTTTTAGCTAATAATATAATCTACACTTATACTCAGGAGGAGTGATATGGAAGTTTCCTTATATAATATTAAAAAAAGCTATGGTGACAAAAATATTTTAAATATAAGTGAATTAAAAATAAAAAAGGGTAAAGTTACAGGTTTGATTGGACAGAATGGTGTAGGTAAGACTACTTTGCTAAATATAGTAGCTGGTTTAGATAGTGATTTTAATGGTGTAGTGAAATATGATGGTAAACAACTAAGTAAAAGTATTTTGAAAGAAATGACAATAGTTTTTCAAAGACCTAAACTATTAGCTAGAAGTGTATACGAAAACATAGAGTACCCTTTAAAACTTAGAAAAATACCTAAACATAAAAGAAAAAAAATGGTTAATGAAATTATGAATCGGTTTGAAATTAATTATTTAAAAGATGCAATGGCAACTAATTTGTCTGGTGGTGAATCACAAAAAGTATCAATTGCAAGAGGGATGGTATTTAATCCAAAGCTGTTAATACTAGATGAACCAACATCAAATTTAGATAGTAAATCTGTTTCTATTATTGAAAAAGAGATTGTAAACATGAAAAGAGAAAAAGGTACGACAGTGATAATAGTAACTCATGATCCAAAACAAATTGAAAAAATTTGTGATGAAGTAATTTGCTTGCAGGATGGGAAGGTGTTCTTCTAATGGAGTTTTTTAAAGTAGTTTCTGTAGAAAATGCAAAAAAAATGATTGTAGAAAAATTTAAAGATTTTAAGCTAGATATTCAGGA
It encodes:
- a CDS encoding ABC transporter permease → MDYILDGVKEAIKLLLSFDREVYQIIFLTIFVSSTSTILSSLITVPIGVFLGIKNFKGKKLFTRILFTLMSIPSVIVGLVVAIILSRKGPLGFLKLLYTPTAMIIAQTLLVTPLILGLTYNLSKLRGKEIEKLGITLGANRIDILVLIIRELKVDILLNVITGFSRAISEIGTVMIVGGNIKGHTRVITTSIAMFNSMGDYSKAIALGIVLLIISFLANNIIYTYTQEE
- a CDS encoding extracellular solute-binding protein; amino-acid sequence: MIKNRKITILLSIVLILVLLAGCNTQENQKNTAYSDTIILATTTSTRDSGLLDYLLPKFEDETGIKVKVIAVGTGKALQMGRDGEADVLLVHAKPDEEQFVKEGHGLERHDVMYNDFILVGPKGLKVEFMDKSNDIVAAFKAIAENKYKFISRGDNSGTHKKELKIWKETGIQPGGAWYISAGSGMGYVLKMADEMRGITLTDRATYLNLRDKIDLSILVEKDSKLFNQYGIILVNPNKKDNINLEGAQKFMNWLLSDKAQKLIGEYGKDKFGMPLFVPNGRK
- a CDS encoding ABC transporter ATP-binding protein translates to MEVSLYNIKKSYGDKNILNISELKIKKGKVTGLIGQNGVGKTTLLNIVAGLDSDFNGVVKYDGKQLSKSILKEMTIVFQRPKLLARSVYENIEYPLKLRKIPKHKRKKMVNEIMNRFEINYLKDAMATNLSGGESQKVSIARGMVFNPKLLILDEPTSNLDSKSVSIIEKEIVNMKREKGTTVIIVTHDPKQIEKICDEVICLQDGKVFF
- the fdhD gene encoding formate dehydrogenase accessory sulfurtransferase FdhD, which codes for MFSIIRRIDRMDDIKEYKILRLNGQKNRGDTDIIVVEYPFTIFINDEEFVTLLCSPKSLKYLAIGFLHSEGVINKKEDIASISIDKYNGHAYVYTKDKGILARKLYGKRTITTGCGKGTIFYNVMDSFKSKSIEGNISVKKENIIKLVSIFNKKSELFANTGGVHSCALCQEDKIILFEEDIGRHNALDKILGRALLDDIDLKDKMILTSGRISSEILIKVAKRQIPVLISRSAPTSLAIDIARELNITLIGFARGKKMNIYSNFPSLIS